Proteins encoded by one window of Oligoflexia bacterium:
- a CDS encoding carbonic anhydrase translates to MKKLVNGIVEFRKKVLPGYKEMFARLALGHAPDSLFIACSDSRVVPNLFASTDPGDLFVIRNVGNLIPSCGADGHSIADESEAAGIEHAVLNLNVSDIIVCGHSECGAMRALIDGRDNVKAPHLRAWLRHGEESLTKLNQNTTQLSPVNQLSQLNVLQQMEHLKSYPIIKERLASKKLSLHGWWFELSTADVYSYEDALNKFILIDEAGAERILSRLT, encoded by the coding sequence ATGAAAAAACTTGTTAATGGTATAGTTGAATTTCGCAAAAAAGTGCTTCCTGGGTATAAAGAAATGTTTGCACGCCTTGCCCTAGGCCATGCACCCGACTCACTTTTCATCGCATGTTCTGATAGCCGTGTTGTGCCAAATCTTTTTGCCTCTACTGACCCCGGCGATCTTTTTGTAATCAGAAATGTTGGCAATCTCATACCAAGTTGCGGTGCTGATGGACATTCAATTGCAGATGAATCCGAAGCTGCAGGAATCGAACACGCTGTATTGAATTTAAATGTTTCTGATATCATCGTGTGCGGACACTCTGAATGTGGCGCAATGCGAGCCCTCATAGATGGGCGCGACAATGTTAAGGCTCCACATTTACGTGCTTGGCTCAGACATGGTGAAGAATCCCTTACAAAATTAAACCAAAACACAACGCAACTGAGCCCCGTCAACCAACTCTCACAACTCAATGTACTCCAACAAATGGAGCATCTAAAGTCATACCCGATTATTAAAGAACGTTTGGCTTCAAAAAAACTAAGTCTGCATGGTTGGTGGTTTGAACTAAGCACTGCAGATGTGTACTCCTATGAAGATGCATTAAATAAGTTCATCTTAATTGACGAAGCAGGAGCTGAGCGAATTTTATCTCGACTCACTTAA
- a CDS encoding DoxX family protein — MKKTKCKDCFKVPAQENWGSTALLILRLIVGVAFVLHGWGKIQNPFAWMGPDAPVPGFFQFLAALSEFGGGLALIVGFLTKLAALGLTFTMIAATGMHMFVMKDPFVNQTGGSSYELALVYLGISLLFLMMGPGKFSLDSKIFGEKK, encoded by the coding sequence ATGAAAAAGACGAAATGTAAGGATTGTTTTAAAGTACCTGCACAGGAAAATTGGGGGTCAACAGCACTTTTAATACTACGCCTCATTGTTGGGGTTGCATTTGTATTACACGGATGGGGAAAAATTCAAAATCCATTCGCATGGATGGGACCTGATGCCCCCGTTCCTGGTTTTTTTCAGTTTTTAGCGGCACTCTCAGAATTTGGTGGAGGCTTAGCATTAATCGTAGGTTTTTTAACAAAACTCGCTGCCCTTGGCCTAACCTTTACGATGATCGCTGCTACCGGTATGCATATGTTTGTAATGAAAGACCCCTTCGTAAATCAAACTGGCGGATCTTCATATGAATTGGCTTTGGTGTACTTAGGAATCTCTCTATTATTTTTAATGATGGGTCCGGGTAAGTTCTCTTTGGATTCAAAAATATTTGGTGAAAAGAAATAA
- the ahpC gene encoding alkyl hydroperoxide reductase subunit C, which yields MTTLINTKVPDFKAQAYHKDAFKTVTQEDLRGKWSVFFFYPADFTFVCPTELGDMAEKYEAFQKMGVEVYSVSTDTQFTHKAWHDASPTIKQINYPMLADPTGFLTRAFGVHIEEAGLSYRGTFLVDPDGKIKLAEVNDNGIGRNADELLRKVQAAQFVSKNPNEVCPAKWRPGEQTLKPGINLVGKI from the coding sequence ATGACAACTTTAATTAATACCAAGGTACCTGACTTTAAAGCTCAGGCTTATCATAAAGACGCTTTTAAAACTGTAACCCAAGAAGATCTTCGAGGAAAATGGTCGGTTTTCTTCTTTTACCCAGCTGACTTCACTTTTGTTTGTCCTACTGAACTAGGTGACATGGCTGAAAAGTATGAAGCTTTTCAAAAAATGGGTGTTGAGGTTTATTCTGTAAGTACAGATACACAATTTACTCATAAGGCATGGCATGACGCATCTCCCACAATTAAGCAGATCAACTACCCCATGCTTGCTGATCCTACTGGTTTTTTAACACGTGCTTTTGGAGTCCACATTGAAGAAGCAGGGCTTTCTTATCGTGGAACCTTTTTAGTAGATCCAGACGGCAAAATTAAACTTGCCGAAGTAAACGATAACGGAATCGGCAGAAACGCTGATGAGCTTTTAAGAAAAGTTCAAGCAGCTCAATTTGTTTCTAAAAACCCAAATGAAGTTTGTCCCGCTAAATGGCGTCCAGGTGAGCAAACACTTAAGCCTGGTATTAACTTGGTAGGAAAAATCTAA
- a CDS encoding flagellar protein FlaR codes for MSDKILKILIIGNAAGGKTVLSKSLSKIYDLPHTPVDSIQFLPGMIIRDLNETRKILNEITSQEKWLIDGFGPLDLLQKNILLADKIIFVDLPIWRNYLWALKRQFKSLWSKRIELPEGCNEATLSHTVKLFKTLWRIHSKMRPELLKIMSRDNIKHKTIHIRSMGQWKLVHKNGLGYISERKI; via the coding sequence ATGTCAGATAAAATTTTGAAAATTTTAATTATAGGAAACGCGGCGGGTGGAAAAACTGTATTAAGCAAAAGTCTCTCAAAAATTTACGACTTGCCTCACACCCCTGTGGATTCTATTCAATTTCTTCCAGGCATGATAATTCGTGACCTTAATGAAACGCGTAAAATTCTTAATGAAATCACAAGCCAAGAAAAATGGCTTATTGACGGTTTTGGCCCTTTAGATTTACTACAAAAGAACATTTTATTGGCTGATAAGATCATTTTTGTAGATCTACCAATATGGCGTAATTATTTATGGGCGTTAAAGCGCCAGTTTAAAAGCCTTTGGAGTAAGAGAATTGAATTGCCCGAGGGCTGTAACGAAGCAACGCTTAGCCATACGGTAAAGCTATTTAAAACACTATGGCGTATTCATTCAAAAATGCGACCTGAGCTTTTAAAGATTATGAGTCGAGATAATATAAAGCATAAAACAATTCATATTCGATCAATGGGTCAATGGAAGCTTGTACATAAAAATGGGTTAGGCTATATTTCAGAACGAAAAATATAA
- a CDS encoding GNAT family protein — MKHTVILLLLALQLLSACTSPQTKAPQDTRCIASNADLTKCRALLEFYAFPLDVRIDTRRFYIRPLAPRDIKSFYSFQTDPRITATLGGKFTKKEIEKTTEKSIIRHPDGDTWLTIEFGIFSKTRDEFVGNIQLTRLNDRELVKHLGLSTTQLREKSRATIGYGIVYDQWGNGIATEAIEAIINFCFKNLGLTHIYASTVDSNIPSQRVLEKNGFVKVGSNIDDIDGEPYTAIHFELKK, encoded by the coding sequence GTGAAACACACAGTCATTTTACTCTTATTAGCACTTCAATTACTCAGTGCCTGCACGTCGCCACAAACTAAAGCACCTCAAGATACACGGTGTATCGCTTCAAATGCGGATCTTACAAAATGTAGAGCGTTACTAGAATTTTATGCATTCCCACTCGATGTTCGAATTGATACACGACGATTTTACATTCGACCACTCGCTCCAAGAGACATCAAAAGCTTTTACAGTTTTCAAACTGACCCTCGAATAACAGCAACTCTAGGTGGGAAATTCACTAAGAAAGAAATTGAGAAAACGACCGAAAAATCAATTATTCGCCATCCTGATGGAGATACTTGGCTTACGATTGAGTTTGGAATTTTTTCAAAAACTAGAGATGAATTTGTCGGAAACATTCAATTGACCAGATTAAACGATAGAGAACTTGTAAAACATCTTGGTCTTTCAACCACTCAACTTCGCGAGAAATCACGAGCAACTATCGGCTATGGCATTGTTTATGACCAATGGGGAAATGGCATTGCCACAGAAGCAATAGAGGCGATAATTAACTTTTGTTTTAAAAATCTAGGCCTTACTCATATCTATGCTTCAACAGTTGATTCTAATATACCTTCACAGCGGGTTTTAGAAAAAAATGGATTCGTCAAAGTTGGTAGCAACATTGATGATATTGATGGCGAACCTTATACCGCCATACACTTTGAATTAAAAAAATAA
- a CDS encoding TIGR01212 family radical SAM protein (This family includes YhcC from E. coli K-12, an uncharacterized radical SAM protein.), which produces MADFVTPYYSINDFYRKRFGEKIRKIPVTIADDCPNRRGLKGMETCVFCDVWGSAAYEDQKGQSLKDQIQTHMHGLAAKHNCKSFLIYFQSYTSTFLGTKTLRKHFDEALSVPEVKGFVIGTRPDCVSQAVLELWNEYEAKCFVSVELGVQSFYEDQIRFLRRGHSAKQSIEVIKKIKAHSNVDLGVHLIFGIPGETDSDIIETAKLISSLPIDNVKLHNLHVLKNTPLEKLYENAEFTPIELDEYTRRVGIFLQYLNPDIAIHRLAAVSSRWEELVAPQWTRFHLKTYEFIKTSLLTQGIKQGQLI; this is translated from the coding sequence ATGGCCGATTTCGTGACCCCCTATTACTCCATCAATGATTTTTATCGAAAACGTTTTGGAGAAAAAATAAGAAAAATTCCGGTGACCATCGCCGATGACTGCCCAAATCGTCGTGGTCTAAAAGGAATGGAAACTTGCGTTTTTTGTGATGTTTGGGGATCCGCTGCATATGAAGATCAAAAAGGCCAGAGCCTAAAAGATCAAATTCAAACACACATGCATGGCCTTGCCGCAAAACATAATTGCAAATCATTTCTAATTTATTTTCAATCATACACGAGCACTTTCTTAGGAACCAAAACTCTGCGCAAACATTTTGATGAGGCATTAAGTGTGCCTGAGGTAAAAGGTTTTGTAATTGGAACCAGACCTGATTGTGTATCACAAGCTGTTTTAGAACTATGGAATGAATATGAGGCGAAATGTTTTGTCTCTGTTGAATTAGGTGTTCAAAGTTTTTATGAAGATCAAATACGATTTTTACGCAGAGGGCATTCAGCAAAACAATCAATTGAAGTTATTAAAAAAATAAAAGCTCATTCAAATGTAGATTTAGGTGTTCACCTCATTTTTGGAATACCAGGTGAAACTGATTCTGATATAATTGAAACTGCAAAACTTATTTCCTCACTCCCGATAGACAATGTAAAACTTCACAACCTTCATGTTTTGAAAAATACTCCTCTTGAAAAACTTTATGAGAATGCTGAATTTACACCTATTGAGTTAGATGAATACACCAGGCGTGTAGGTATTTTTTTGCAATATCTTAATCCAGATATTGCGATTCATCGACTTGCAGCTGTTTCTTCTCGCTGGGAAGAACTTGTCGCTCCGCAATGGACTCGCTTTCATTTAAAAACCTATGAATTCATTAAAACCTCCTTACTCACTCAAGGTATTAAACAGGGGCAATTGATCTAG